The following proteins are encoded in a genomic region of Salvelinus namaycush isolate Seneca chromosome 12, SaNama_1.0, whole genome shotgun sequence:
- the orai2 gene encoding protein orai-2 isoform X1 → MQMARDQNAPYGEGKIVVKSLSKLPYCKGFITEVRQVAMSSELNVPKGSPAPGGFERMPEGGGMDYRDWVRRSYLELVTSNHHSVQALSWRKLYLSRAKLKASSRTSALLSGFAMVAMVEVQLEIQYNYPRMLLIAFSVCTTVLVAVHLLALLISTCILPNVEAVSNIHNLNSVSESPHERMHHYIELAWGFSTALGILLFLAEVVLLCWIKFLPVDSSSANQVAVAAAELALSKLNCSSPALPPKPTPPPGHSGWQAALASTIIMVPVGVIFVVFTIHFYRSLVSHKTERHHQEIEELHKIKVLLDGCERGLQAV, encoded by the exons ATGCAGATGGCACGTGACCAGAATGCTCCGTACGGTGAAGGAAAGATAGTAGTGAAGTCTCTCAGCAAGTTACCGTACTGCAAGGGGTTCATCACCGAAGTACGTCAAG TTGCCATGAGCAGTGAGCTGAATGTGCCCAAGGGCTCCCCAGCCCCGGGGGGCTTTGAGCGGATGCCcgagggtggagggatggactACAGGGACTGGGTGCGCCGCAGCTACCTGGAGCTGGTCACCTCCAACCACCACTCTGTGCAGGCGCTGTCTTGGAGGAAGCTCTACTTGAGCCGGGCCAAACTGAAAGCCTCCAGCCGCACCTCTGCCCTGCTCTCTGGCTTCGCTATG GTGGCAATGGTGGAGGTCCAGTTGGAGATCCAGTACAACTACCCGCGAATGCTCCTCATTGCCTTTAGCGTGTGTACTACGGTGCTGGTGGCCGTGCACCTGCTCGCCCTGCTCATCAGCACCTGCATCCTACCCAACGTGGAGGCAGTCAGCAATATCCACAACCTCAACTCAGTCAGCGAGTCACCCCACGAGCGCATGCACCACTACATTGAGCTGGCCTGGGGCTTCTCCACTGCCCTGGGCATCCTGCTTTTCCTTGCAGAGGTAGTGCTGCTCTGCTGGATCAAGTTCCTGCCCGTGGACTCTAGTTCCGCCAACCAGGTGGCGGTGGCTGCCGCAGAGCTGGCACTATCCAAGCTGAACTGTAGCAGCCCTGCCCTGCCACCCAAGCCCACCCCTCCGCCAGGGCACAGTGGCTGGCAGGCAGCCCTGGCCTCCACCATCATCATGGTGCCGGTGGGGGTTATCTTTGTGGTATTCACCATCCACTTCTACCGCTCGCTGGTGAGCCACAAGACAGAGCGCCACCACCAGGAGATCGAGGAACTGCACAAAATTAAGGTGCTGCTGGATGGGTGCGAGAGAGGCTTACAGGCAGTGTGA
- the orai2 gene encoding protein orai-2 isoform X2 — protein MKATHKTSEAQPFAMSSELNVPKGSPAPGGFERMPEGGGMDYRDWVRRSYLELVTSNHHSVQALSWRKLYLSRAKLKASSRTSALLSGFAMVAMVEVQLEIQYNYPRMLLIAFSVCTTVLVAVHLLALLISTCILPNVEAVSNIHNLNSVSESPHERMHHYIELAWGFSTALGILLFLAEVVLLCWIKFLPVDSSSANQVAVAAAELALSKLNCSSPALPPKPTPPPGHSGWQAALASTIIMVPVGVIFVVFTIHFYRSLVSHKTERHHQEIEELHKIKVLLDGCERGLQAV, from the exons ATGAAAGCCACTCATAAAACAAGTGAAGCCCAGCCAT TTGCCATGAGCAGTGAGCTGAATGTGCCCAAGGGCTCCCCAGCCCCGGGGGGCTTTGAGCGGATGCCcgagggtggagggatggactACAGGGACTGGGTGCGCCGCAGCTACCTGGAGCTGGTCACCTCCAACCACCACTCTGTGCAGGCGCTGTCTTGGAGGAAGCTCTACTTGAGCCGGGCCAAACTGAAAGCCTCCAGCCGCACCTCTGCCCTGCTCTCTGGCTTCGCTATG GTGGCAATGGTGGAGGTCCAGTTGGAGATCCAGTACAACTACCCGCGAATGCTCCTCATTGCCTTTAGCGTGTGTACTACGGTGCTGGTGGCCGTGCACCTGCTCGCCCTGCTCATCAGCACCTGCATCCTACCCAACGTGGAGGCAGTCAGCAATATCCACAACCTCAACTCAGTCAGCGAGTCACCCCACGAGCGCATGCACCACTACATTGAGCTGGCCTGGGGCTTCTCCACTGCCCTGGGCATCCTGCTTTTCCTTGCAGAGGTAGTGCTGCTCTGCTGGATCAAGTTCCTGCCCGTGGACTCTAGTTCCGCCAACCAGGTGGCGGTGGCTGCCGCAGAGCTGGCACTATCCAAGCTGAACTGTAGCAGCCCTGCCCTGCCACCCAAGCCCACCCCTCCGCCAGGGCACAGTGGCTGGCAGGCAGCCCTGGCCTCCACCATCATCATGGTGCCGGTGGGGGTTATCTTTGTGGTATTCACCATCCACTTCTACCGCTCGCTGGTGAGCCACAAGACAGAGCGCCACCACCAGGAGATCGAGGAACTGCACAAAATTAAGGTGCTGCTGGATGGGTGCGAGAGAGGCTTACAGGCAGTGTGA
- the orai2 gene encoding protein orai-2 isoform X3 gives MSSELNVPKGSPAPGGFERMPEGGGMDYRDWVRRSYLELVTSNHHSVQALSWRKLYLSRAKLKASSRTSALLSGFAMVAMVEVQLEIQYNYPRMLLIAFSVCTTVLVAVHLLALLISTCILPNVEAVSNIHNLNSVSESPHERMHHYIELAWGFSTALGILLFLAEVVLLCWIKFLPVDSSSANQVAVAAAELALSKLNCSSPALPPKPTPPPGHSGWQAALASTIIMVPVGVIFVVFTIHFYRSLVSHKTERHHQEIEELHKIKVLLDGCERGLQAV, from the exons ATGAGCAGTGAGCTGAATGTGCCCAAGGGCTCCCCAGCCCCGGGGGGCTTTGAGCGGATGCCcgagggtggagggatggactACAGGGACTGGGTGCGCCGCAGCTACCTGGAGCTGGTCACCTCCAACCACCACTCTGTGCAGGCGCTGTCTTGGAGGAAGCTCTACTTGAGCCGGGCCAAACTGAAAGCCTCCAGCCGCACCTCTGCCCTGCTCTCTGGCTTCGCTATG GTGGCAATGGTGGAGGTCCAGTTGGAGATCCAGTACAACTACCCGCGAATGCTCCTCATTGCCTTTAGCGTGTGTACTACGGTGCTGGTGGCCGTGCACCTGCTCGCCCTGCTCATCAGCACCTGCATCCTACCCAACGTGGAGGCAGTCAGCAATATCCACAACCTCAACTCAGTCAGCGAGTCACCCCACGAGCGCATGCACCACTACATTGAGCTGGCCTGGGGCTTCTCCACTGCCCTGGGCATCCTGCTTTTCCTTGCAGAGGTAGTGCTGCTCTGCTGGATCAAGTTCCTGCCCGTGGACTCTAGTTCCGCCAACCAGGTGGCGGTGGCTGCCGCAGAGCTGGCACTATCCAAGCTGAACTGTAGCAGCCCTGCCCTGCCACCCAAGCCCACCCCTCCGCCAGGGCACAGTGGCTGGCAGGCAGCCCTGGCCTCCACCATCATCATGGTGCCGGTGGGGGTTATCTTTGTGGTATTCACCATCCACTTCTACCGCTCGCTGGTGAGCCACAAGACAGAGCGCCACCACCAGGAGATCGAGGAACTGCACAAAATTAAGGTGCTGCTGGATGGGTGCGAGAGAGGCTTACAGGCAGTGTGA